From Triticum aestivum cultivar Chinese Spring chromosome 4A, IWGSC CS RefSeq v2.1, whole genome shotgun sequence, a single genomic window includes:
- the LOC123085806 gene encoding uroporphyrinogen decarboxylase, with amino-acid sequence MATACPPLSLPSTSLLRKTTRAGPARQPLPSVRCSAVGEAVAEAAVAGTAEEPLLVSAIKGKKVERPPVWLMRQAGRYMKSYQNLCEKYPLFRERSENVDLVVEISLQPWKVFKPDGVILFSDILTPLPGMNIPFDIVKGKGPVIYDPLRTAAAVNEVREFVPEEWVPYVGQALNLLRGEVKNEAAVLGFVGAPFTLASYCVEGGSSKNFSKIKRMAFAEPAILHNLLQKFTTSMASYIKYQADNGAQAVQIFDSWATELSPVDFEEFSLPYLKQIVDSVKETHPDLPLILYASGSGGLLERLPLTGVDVVSLDWTVDMAEGRKRLGSNIAVQGNVDPGVLFGSKEFITKRIYDTVQKAGSEGHVLNLGHGIKVGTPEENVAHFFEVAKGIRY; translated from the exons ATGGCGACCGCCTGCCCGCCCCTCTCGCTGCCGTCCACTTCCCTCCTCCGCAAGACAACCCGCGCCGGCCCCGCCCGCCAGCCGCTCCCCTCCGTCCGCTGCAGCGCCGTCGGAG AGGCTGTCGCGGAGGCGGCTGTGGCCGGGACGGCGGAGGAACCGCTGCTGGTGAGCGCAATCAAGGGGAAGAAGGTGGAGAGGCCGCCTGTCTGGCTCATGAGGCAGGCCGGGAGGTACATGAAG AGCTATCAAAATCTCTGCGAGAAATATCCTTTGTTCCGTGAAAGATCAGAAAATGTTGACCTTGTTGTTGAGATCTCTCTGCAGCCATGGAAGGTTTTCAAGCCTGATGGA GTTATCTTGTTCTCAGATATCCTTACTCCACTTCCTGGGATGAATATACCTTTTGACATTGTGAAAGGAAAAGGTCCAGTGATATATGATCCCTTAAGAACAGCAGCGGCTGTGAACGAAGTCAGGGAATTCGTTCCAGAGGAGTGGGTCCCTTATGTAGGACAGGCTTTAAATTTGCTGCGAGGAGAG GTTAAGAATGAAGCTGCTGTGCTTGGTTTTGTTGGAGCCCCCTTTACCTTGGCATCTTATTGCGTGGAGGGAGGTTCATCcaagaatttctcgaagattaAGAGAATGGCCTTCGCAGAACCAGCG ATTCTACATAATTTGCTACAGAAGTTTACAACTTCCATGGCTAGCTACATTAAATACCAAGCTGACAATGGCGCCCAGGCTGTCCAAATTTTTGACTCGTGGGCTACAGAACTCAGTCCAGTTGATTTTGAGGAATTCAGCTTGCCATATCTTAAGCAAATCGTGGATTCTGTTAAGGAAACACATCCTGACTTACCTCTGATATTATATGCAAGCGGATCTGGTGGATTGCTGGAAAGGCTTCCGTTGACAGGTGTTGATGTTGTTAGTTTGGACTGGACGGTTGATATGGCCGAGGGTAGGAAACGATTGGGATCCAACATAGCAGTTCAAGGAAATGTGGACCCTGGTGTTCTTTTTGGATCCAAAGAGTTCATAACCAAGCGGATTTACGACACCGTGCAGAAGGCTGGTAGTGAAGGACATGTGTTGAACCTTGGTCATGGCATTAAGGTGGGGACTCCCGAGGAAAATGTTGCCCATTTCTTTGAGGTCGCAAAGGGGATCAGATACTGA